The genomic interval GGAATACATCGTTCTGGAATACGCACCGGCAAAACGCGGGCAGCCCGCAGATCAGCTTTTTGTTCCCATGGACTCCCTTGATCTCCTGAGCAAATACGTGGGAGGCGAGAAACCCTCGTTATCCAAGATGGGGGGCTCCGATTGGAAGAACACTAAGAAAAAGGCCCGCGCTGCAGTTCGGGAAATCGCCGGTGAACTCGTTGAGCTTTATGCCAAGCGACAATCCGCGCCGGGACACCCCTTTGCACCTGATTCCCCCTGGCAACATGAGATGGAAGACAACTTTCCATACGTTGAAACTGAAGACCAGATGATGGCCATCGAGGCGGTCAAAGCGGATATGGAAAAACCCGTCCCTATGGATCGCGTCATCGTAGGAGACGTGGGGTACGGCAAGACAGAAGTTGCTGTGAGAGCCGCTTTTAAGGCTGTTCAGGATGGCAAACAAGTGGTAGTCCTCGTTCCTACCACGTTGCTAGCGCAGCAGCATCTGTCCACGTTTGATGAACGTATGGCCGGATTCCCGGTGAATCTGCGTGGCTTAAGCCGTTTTACCTCCACGATTGAAGCAAAAGAAACCATAAAAGGGCTTGCCGACGGAACCGTGGATATCGTGATCGGTACGCATCGCCTGCTTCAAACAGGAATTCAGTGGAAGAACCTCGGACTGGTCATCGTCGATGAGGAACAACGTTTTGGTGTGGAGCATAAAGAACACATCAAAGCACTGCGTACTCATGTCGATGTGCTGACAATGTCTGCCACACCGATCCCACGAACTTTGGAAATGTCTATGGCTGGGATACGCGAGATGTCGACCATTTTGACTCCTCCCGAGGATCGCCACCCCATCTTGACGTATGTTGGCGCACAAGAAGATAAACAAATCGCTGCAGCTATCCGGCGCGAGTTATTGCGTGACGGCCAGGTGTTCTTTGTGCATAACAAGGTCTCCGATATTGAAAAGAAAGCTAGAGACCTGCGAGACCTAGTGCCGGAAGCTCGTATTGTTGTTGCGCATGGTCAGATGAGTGAGGAACTGCTGGAACAAACTGTCCAGGGGTTCTGGGATCGTGAATTTGATGTGCTGGTGTGCACCACCATCGTGGAGACTGGTTTGGATATTGCCAATGCCAACACCCTCATCGTGGAGAACGCACATCATATGGGACTTTCGCAGCTTCATCAGCTGCGCGGACGCGTAGGGCGTTCCCGGGAACGTGGTTACGCGTACTTCCTGTATCCCAAGGGACAAACACTGACGGAAAACTCCTACGACCGCCTGGCCACCATCGCTCAGAACAACGATTTGGGTGCTGGTATGGCAGTGGCCATGAAAGACCTGGAAATGCGAGGCGCCGGTAACGTACTTGGTGCGCAGCAATCTGGCCATATCGCAGGCGTAGGCTTTGATCTTTATGTGAGACTTGTCGGTGAAGCCGTGGAGGCCTACCGAGCCCTTGCAGACGGAAAAATCATCGATGCCACCGATGACGGGCCAAAAGAAATCCGCATCGATTTGCCGGTGGATGCGCACATCCCAGAGTCGTATATCAACGCAGAACGACTCCGGCTTGAGGTGTATAGGAAGCTGGCGGCGTCGCAAAGCAATGCCGATCTGATACTCGCAGTAGAAGAGATGGAGGATCGCTACGGACCATTGCCTGAAGAGGTCAAACGCCTCCTGGCTGTGGCTCGGCTACGGCACCTCGCCAGATCCGCGGGCATCAGCGACATTGGTGTGCAGGGAACGCGGATCAAGATTCATCCGGTGGAACTCCCAGATTCCAAACAAGTCCGGCTTAAACGGCTACTGCCTTCCGCGACATACCGCGCTGCGGCTAAGGCTATCCAGCTGTCCTTTCCTAAGGAGGGCCGCAACGTTACCGATAAGCCGCTTCGCGACGTCGCCCTCCTCCAATGGGTAGCAGACTTCCTATCGGAAATGTTTGAAATACCACGCATCTCAGTTACTGGGGAAGCCGTGCCTGAAAAAATCATCTCCGTGGGGGAATCACCCAGCCCTGGGCGGGCGCGCACTGCTCAACGTACCGTCACTAGACGGAGCGAGCGTAATGACGACGAGGACTATGAGGACAAACGTGAAGCGCGTAGGAGGAAGTATCGGATGCGTTGATAACGCTGTGAAAGCACCAGCGCAGTAAGGCTCCGGAATATACACGGGAGTAGTTCTTATCCCATTAAGTTGTACGAGCTAAAAAGAAAAGGCCACACTGTTGAATGAACTAGCCCCCGTTAGTTGGACTGAGAAAACAGTGTGGCCTTTGGAATTGGCTTTTTAGAGAGACATAGTCCCAGTGATAATGCCGTAGATTCCGTAGCACCCTGCAACTGCGATGAGCGAAACCACTACCCACTCGAATGCGTTGAAAACAGGTTCCTTTTTATAGAGGCGGGTCCCTACATAGGGGATAAGGCCGGGAAGAACCGCCAAGGCGCCGAAGAGCACGTACTTCAGATCCGCGGCGTAGAACAGCCACAGCGAGTACACAAAGGCAAGGAGCGCCACAGCGAGATGGCGACGATTCTCTTTATGGCTGACCTCTGGGCCAGAATCATCAAAGCGAGTGCCTGCTGCAGGGTGCGAAATCCCTTTGCCTCGAGTCGCTAACAAGATGAGATAGAACGCTGAGAAAACATAGGGGACGAGGTATAAAACAGTGGCGAGCTGAACCATAGACACGTATGTGGTCTGGTTGATAAAGAAGACGATCACCCAGAGTTGAATTACTGTTGTAGAAATCAACTGGGCTACCCAAGGTGCACCGGAGGCATTGATTTTTCCAAGCTGTCGGGGGAGTAGTCCGTCGAAGGCCATCATGGCTACTGGTTCCGCGCAAAGCATCTGCCAGGAGACATACGCGCCGAGAACACTCAGACACAGGCCAATGGAGACCAGTCCTGCGCCCCAGGGGCCGACGACAGCCTCCAACACATAAGCCATCGAGTTGTTAGGAAGGGCTGCGAGCTCTTCACGTGTGAGCACACCATAGGACAGGGTTGCTACGGTGACGAGCAAAAGTAGCACTGTAAAGAAACCGAATACGGTAGCGCGTCCGACGTCGGCACGCGTGCGGGCTTGCTTGGAATACACTGAGGCGCCTTCAACACCGATGAATACCCATACAGTGAAAAGCATGATGCCTTGGACCTGGTCAAAAACGGAGGCTCCGGTGGAATTGCCCCAGAAATCAAAGGTGAATTTATCCCAGCTGAAGCCCAAGAACATGACCAATATGATAAATGCCAGGATAGGAAGCAACTTGGCTACCGTGGTGACCGCATTCATAAAAGCGGCCTGCTTAATTCCGAGAGACAGAACAGCAAAGATAAGCCATGTCATCAGAGACACTGCAATGGCAGAGGCCAGGCGATGGTCCGTATTAAAAAGCGGAATGTAGTGTCCTAGCGTGGAGAAGAACAACGTGGCATATCCAACTTGTGCGATGACACTGCCTAGCCAGTAGCCCCAACCCGAGGTAAACCCGATGAAGTCGCCTAATCCTGCGCGCACATAGGAGTAGACACCGGAGTCAAGGTGTGGTTTGCGATGCGCGAGTATCTGGAACACAAAGGCCACTGCCAGCATGCCTACGCCTGCGATGACCCAGCCGATGAACATCGCTCCCGGCGCCGCCACTGATGCAATATTTTGCGGCAAAGAAAAGATTCCTGAGCCGACAGTCGAACCGATGATTAGGCCGATGAGAGTCCAGATGCGAACCGTGTGCTGTGATTTCTTGTCAGCGCTGGAGGCTGCAAGGCTCATGGATACCTCATTACGTATGAAACAAAATAACTAGGGACTTGGGGGAACACACTGCACTCAATTAACGAGAGGACTAAGGCTGAAAACAAAATACATGTATTCACTCAGTAGAAAAGTAAGGCTTTTCAGTCCTACGAATCTTACACTCTGCGTGAACTACTCAATATTGAAGCAACTGAACCAGGCTTTGGTTGCTCATCGATTGTTGGTCCTTATTCAGTAACGAGTTGTAGGCAGGGGTGAGGGCTTAGGATTATTGAACATGATGGTTCTCCTCCTAGACCCGCGCTGGCCCACAATGGTTCCTGTAGAAATATTAAAGAAACTCTCAGGAAAAATCACATTTACAGATGACGTGCCGGTACAGGCTCAAAGAATTCTTGCGAAATGTGTGCAAGCGGGGACAGAAGAGATCGTTGCGAGTACCAACGAAGCGGATCCTGTTGTTGTTAAGACAATCGACCGTGGTGCGCAAATACTCGAGGTTGCTTCCCGGAAGGAAGTCGTGAGGCAGGCGCGCGTTGTGATGGCTCACGCACTACGCCGCGGAGAATGGGAACAGATGCAAACCCATCATTCACTCATCCCTTATCTTGAGGAAGAAAGTGCGGAAGTAATCCACGCTATCCGTGAGGGGGCTTTGGATGAAGAACTGATGGAGGAGCTCGGCGATGTGCTGTTGCAGGTGCTATTCCACGCGGAGATAGCGGCTAGGAGGGGATCCTTTGATTTTGAGGATGTGGCAGCCAGTTTTGTTCAAAAGATGAAAAAGCGTCAGCCCTATCTTTTTGACGGTTCCACGGGCGTGGTTCCTGTCTCTGAGCAGGAGCGGTTATGGTCCGCTGGGAAGCGAAAAACTGGGAAGTAACGTTAACTTATCGACGCAACCGTAGGTGGGGTGTGAAGTAACCGGTAGAGTACTGCCTTAGTCCTCCGAAGGCCTTTTTCTGTAGAATAACTCGCCATGGGTTCAGGATTTCGCCGCGCAGCAGGATGCGGGATGGGTGTTGTGTTGTCGGTGATCCTCGTTATTTCTCTTGTGGGATGGGCTCTTTCTTTCTTAGAGGGAGAGTCTCCTGTACGGCAGCTACAAGACGTTCCAACGTCGGTGCCACCAGCTAGAGCGGCGGAGGTTCCTCGGATAGATATACATGCTCCGGGGCGAACATCTGACAAGCTTGCTTTTTGGGCCGATCCTATTGCGGCTGATACGTCGATAAGCTCTGCAGCTATACGCGCGTATGCTAACGCGGAGCTTATCGCTGCAGAGTCTTGGCCGGAATGTCATTTAAGCTGGGGGACGCTTGCAGGACTGGGGTATGTGGAAACTCGGCATGGGACATACTCAGGTCATCTGTTTGAAAGTCGAGAAATAGACTCCAACGGTTTTGTTCTGCCTCCGATTATCGGAGTTCCGCTTGATGGATCACCCGGTTTTGCAAAGGTCCCTGATACGGATAACGGACGTCTTGATGGAGACACCGTATATGACCGAGCGGTTGGTCCTATGCAATTCATCCCTGAAACATGGAAAAAGTACGGACGCGACGCTAATGGTGATGGTGTAGCGGATCCCAATCAGATCGACGACGCGGCTCTGAGTGCTGCGAATATGCTATGCGACGGTCGGGATTTAGCCACTAAAGAAGGATGGACGTCGGCGTTGCATGCATACAATATGTCTAATGACTATTTAATTAAGGTGCGGAACGCTGCAGCTTCCTACGCGTTGCGTCAGCCGGCTGTGTAATAACTCACGTCTACTGCCCGCCAAAATTTCCGAATTGTTGGCATAATTGGATATGTACGCGTGATTCGGACAGTTGATGTTTGATTGGTCAACATTTTTGCAAAGAACGTTTTTCCATGATGGAACTTCTTTGAAGGAAAAGATCATTCTTATGATGTGCTGGGACCAACATCACGTGATTAACTTGCAAAGCAAGAACAACTTGCATCCACAACGCATTAGGAGCTAAACAGTGGCTGACATTATGCACGTTTTCGCACGCGAGATCCTCGATTCCCGCGGTAATCCCACCGTCGAGGCAGAGGTTTTCCTTGATGATGGGGCTCATGGCATCGCTGGTGTCCCTTCGGGTGCATCGACAGGCATCCATGAGGCACATGAGCTTCGCGATGGCGGCGATCGTTACTTGGGTAAAGGCGTTCTCAATGCCGTCAATAACATCAACGAGGAAATCGCTGACGCTATTGCAGGTGCAGAGGCTGATGATCAGCGCCTTATCGACCAAGCCATGATCGCTCTCGACGGAACTGAGAACAAGTCGCGTCTGGGTGCTAATGCCATCTTGGGTGTTTCCATGGCTGTGGCCAAGGCTGCCGCAGAGTCTGCAGGTCTTCCGCTGTACCGTTACGTCGGCGGCCCAAACGCACATCTTCTGCCTGTTCCGATGATGAACATTGTCAATGGTGGCGCACATGCTGACTCTGGCGTGGACGTCCAGGAGTTCATGATTGCGCCTATCGGTGCTGAGAGCTTCTCCGAGGCCTTGCGGATGGGTGCAGAGGTCTATCACTCACTTAAATCTGTGATCAAATCTAAAGGTCTATCCACGGGGCTTGGCGACGAGGGCGGCTTCGCACCTTCCGTAGAGTCCACCAAGGCTGCTCTTGACCTTATTGTTGAAGCAATCGAAAAGGCTGGCATGAAGCCAGGTACCGATATCGCTCTGGCTCTGGATGTTGCTTCCTCGGAATTCTTCAAAGACGGTAAGTACCACTTTGAGGGCGGCGAGCATACCGCCGAGGAGATGGCAAAAGTTTATGCAGATCTCATTGAGCAGTACCCAATTGTGTCTATCGAGGACCCCCTACAAGAAGACGATTGGGAGGGCTACACCAACCTCACCGCGGCTATCGGCGATAAGGTACAAATCGTTGGTGACGACTTCTTTGTAACTAACCCTGCTCGTCTGCAGGAAGGTATTGATAAAAAGGCTGCTAACGCGCTTTTGGTGAAGGTTAACCAGATTGGCACCCTGACTGAAACCTTCGACGCTGTTGATCTTGCTCACCGCAATGGTTACCGCACAATGATGTCTCACCGTTCCGGAGAGACGGAAGATACTACGATTGCAGACCTTTCGGTTGCCCTCGGATGTGGTCAAATTAAGACCGGAGCACCCGCTCGCTCCGAACGTGTGGCAAAATATAATCAGCTGCTGCGTATTGAGCAGGAGCTAGGAGACGCTGCTGTGTATGCAGGTCGTTCTGCATTCCCGCGTTTCCGCGACTAAACATAGGTTAGGTCAGAAGGTCACGTGGGTATCAAATACTTTGATACCCAAGATAGGCGCCGTGGGTTTTCTTAGAATATAGGAAAACCTACGGCGCTGATTCTATTGTTAAAGATGTTTTGTGTGGCGTTAAGCGGCGGGGGCGCAGATAACGCTAGACTGTTGCTCCTATGGTGATTAAGAAAAAGCGTGCGGTTCCGGTAGTCAACCGCCCTGAGCGAACGCGTGGGTTCAAACTACCGCGGAAGCGTATTCACCTGCACGCCAGAGGTCTGATCATTGTGGGGATAGTCCTAGTGATCCTTGTTGTGATGATTTTTCGGCCCCTTCACACATACATGATGCAGCGGGCCGACATTGCTCGTCTCACCTCTTCGATCGAACAGAAGCAGCAAAAGAAGGACGATCTGCTCTCGGAGTTAGACAAATACAAGTCCGATGCTTACATCAGGGAACAAGCGCGTACACGACTTGGCGTCATTGCACGTGGGGAACGTGCGTACCGAGTGCTGACCCCAGAACTCGAAGCTAAAGAGCCCATGGGGGGAGGGGAGAACATCAACCATGATGACTCACGCCCGTGGTTTGAAAAGCTGTGGGATTCCGTGAGTATCCCGGAAGCATCTGAGGAAGAAACCGGAGGAGCGGATGGTCCAGAAATGCACCTTCCCCTCATCCCCACAGAAGCTCCGGCTCCGCCTGTCACACCTTAACCCTATGCGCATTAGGTGATCCAAAATCGAAGTTTCACGTTTGGCGTGAGACAATACACCTTATGAGTGTTTCCCAAGCCGATCTTTCTGTAGTTGCCGAACAACTGGGCCGTATGCCGCGCGGAGTGATAGAAATTTCTTATCGCACGCCCGATGGGGTTCCTGGAGTCGTGATGACTACTCCTAAGCTTGACGACGGTACCCCCTTTCCTACTCTCTACTACCTCACTGAGCCCCGTCTTACCGCAGAAGCATCTCGCTTAGAAGTCGCTCATGTAATGAAGTGGATGACCGATCGTCTAGAAAATGACGAAGAATTGCGTGCTGATTACCTCAAGGCTCATGAACATTTCTTGGCTAAAAGAAATGCAATTGAGGATTTAGGGACAGATTTCTCTGGTGGGGGCATGCCCGATCGGGTGAAATGCCTGCATGTTCTTATCGCCTATGCATTAGCGGAGGGACCGGAACACTTCAGACTGGGTACGGAGGCCGTAGCTATGGCTGCCGAGCACGCTGGCTTGCGTGGAAGTGCTATCCCAGAAGATTGGCCCACGTGCTCGGATCTGGGAATCAACCTTTCAGATTTTGACTTCAGTCACGCAGACGTTCCTGGAGGGGCCCAGTGACCAAGTTTGCCGCTGTTGATTGCGGTACAAACTCAATCAGGCTGCTGATCAGCGAAGTACATAATGGTGTTGCTACCGATGTATGCCGGTTGATGGAAATAGTACGCCTAGGGAAGGGTGTGGATGGTACTGGTGAATTAGCCCCAGAATCTATAGAGCGTGCTCGTTTAGCTCTTGCTCGTTATGTAGAACTTATGAAAGAACACGGTGTACAAGCCGTGCGTATGGTAGCTACTTCCGCAACTCGGGATGCACGGAACAAAGATGATTTCTTTGCCATGACTGGTAGCCTCCTGGGCCAGATCACTCCTGGAGCGCGGGCGGAAGTAATTAGCGGTGAGGAAGAAGCTTCCTTGTCTTTCCGTGGTGCAGTTTCGGATCTAGAGGGCGAATCTGGACCGTTTTGTGTCATTGACCTGGGAGGAGGCTCTACCGAATTTATCGTAGGGGAGTCTGGGGGCGAGATTTATGGTTCGCATTCTGCTCAAATGGGCTGTGTGCGGCTCACAGAGCGCATTATGCGGGCAGACCCTCCCACGGACACCGAGATTGAGATAGCTCGTGATTACGTAACCGAGCGTATTGAGCAAGTAGAGAAAATTGTTCCTATTGAGAAAGCTTCTACGTTTGTGGGCTGTGCAGGTACGTTCACTACGCTTGCTGCCATGGCGTTGGGGCTAGAATCTTATGATCCTGGCGCCATACATGATGCTCGACTGCGTTTGGACGCGCTTCAGGTGATAACCGCGCAGTTGATTGCGGAAACAGCTGCGCAACGAGCAGCCCATCCCGTGATGCATCCTGGGCGTGCAGATGTTATTGCGGGTGGTTCCGTGGTAGTGGACGGCGTTTTGGATATGCTTCGTCGCAAGGCTGTAGTTGACCGGATTGTTATTTCTGAAAAAGATATTCTGGACGGAATTATTGCTGGATTAGCAGAAGCGCATGAACAGGCGCCCCCGGTGTGAGAACCTAGGTTTTGAGTACGTGCCACATTCGGTCTAAACTAAGCAGGCGCGTTGCCCCCATAGCCCAATCGGCAGAGGCAGTCGACTTAAAATCGATTCAGTCTGGGTTCGAGTCCCAGTGGGGGCACAGCAGGAGCATCCCAGTTGCGACCTAATTTGCTGGGATGCTCTTTTTTTTGCATTTATGGGGCGGGGATTGCTGATGCAATACAGCGGGAAACCGATTGGAAGGAAATACACAGCGGATTGGCAGCTACGCCCGAGGGGTTTGCAAGGGACCGGTTTTAGCATGAGGTCATTGAAAAAAGGAGTAGCGCCATCAAGTGTGGCTCTACGTAAAAAAATCGGTCCTTTACCATCCTTGAAAGGCAGAGCTATGACTTACGATAACGTTCGATTCCAATCTTCAGCTGCGGCGAAAAAGGAGTCTTTCGATAGCGCTGTGTATCATCTCGGTGTGATTGATCCTTATGCAGATTCCGCATGGACGTATGTTCTAGAAAATCGCGGTGAACGACATACTGGTGTTACCTCCTTGAGGCCTCTTTCTTATGACAGTTCATATAGAAAATCTCGACTCACTGTCTAGAAAAGTTACGTGCTATTTTCTCTTAAAACCACTGGCGCTGTGATGCGTCCGGTGGTTTTGCTTTTGTGTGAAGTATATTTCTCTATCAACCTATGGAAGTATGCTTAGGGAAACCTATGTTGTAATATGTGGCATAAAGGCACCTTTATGGGGCTACGTAAAATGATTGAGAATATCGAGGAAGTATCTCATCACGTACCACGTGTGGCTTTTGCTTTTCTCGATGGTTAATGATGCGCAAAAAGTATTGCATTTTATGTTAGATGCAGTAGAAAGGGTTAGCGTGACTTCCCATACGTCTAGGTTCGGTAGCACGGTGTTACTTTGGTGCGATCAAGGCACTGCGACTGTCAACGCGCCGGATCGGGTAGTTGCAGTGATGGCTGGGGATATAGTGGTGGCTCCAGTAGGTGCTTTTGTCTCGGGGCATGGGGTGGTATTGCCAATTACGTTCCCAGATTTTCATTTTCAAGGAAATACTAGGCGTATACACTTAGGATCCCGTTGGTCTCATCGTATGGTCTATGAGTTTGCCCGGAGCCTGATGGGGGAGAAGGACTTATCTCCGGAGATAGCAAGCCTTTTTAGTGAGCGTGCATGCCCTCCGCCTGCCCCGCAGTCCGGTGCCGCAAAAATGGTCGCTCAATTACTTGTTGCTAACCCCGCAGATCAGACGTCACTCGTGTCATTTGCCCAACGTTTTCATGTGAGCTCGCGGACATTACAGCGTCAATTCTTGCAGGGAACCGGCTTCACCTTTAGTGAATGGCGTGCGGCTCATCGGGTTTCTGTTGCGGCTACCCTTCTTCCTCATGATTTTACTATCTCAGTAGTCGCGAATTTGGTGGGATTCAGTGCAACGTCATCGTTGACACGAGCTTTTAGAAGGCATACTGGATTGACACCATCTGCTTTTACAGGCAGTGCAACGGGGATGGGAAGCGTAGGAGAGCCTCCACACATTCCTGCGACAACCACCTTTGCTCGTGCTGAGCAGGATCTAGCGTTGTGGATTTATAAAGGTACTGCAACTGTGACTACTCCTGGATATTGTCGTTTTGTGGGCATGGGAGAAACAGTGACTATCCCTTCTGGAACCCACACCAGAGTTGACGTTGCGGCGGGCTCGATAGCGCTGCCGATTCCATTGGCACATGCTAACGAGGGGTTGACGCTCATGGATGCGCTAAAACACTGTTTAAATCCGGCAACCACAGCGGAATTGCGCCCTCTTGCGGCAAACGAGAGAGTTGCTGCGGAAAAGCTTTTGATCCCCAGCCCATAAACGCTCTAGGAAGTAAAGAGCGAGGCATTTTTTAATTACGGGAACAAAAGTGTTACCTGTATCGTTTCTAGGTAGTACATAGAAAATGAATCGGTGCGAAAGGAAAAGTGTCGCCCCATGCGCAGTAGCAATCCGGTCTTAAATTCTCTGACGGGTTCCCGCCAACGACAGACCCAGGCGGGCTACCAGCAGCAGATCGATAACCCCTATGGGGGATATGGTTACAATCAGCTTGATCCGCAGGTTAACGATCGTCCCATGACCGTGGATGACGTTGTCTCTAAAACGGGAATTACCCTTGGAGTCATCATCGCGTTTGCGATCCTTAACTTCGGAATTGCCCAGGTGAATTCCGGCATTGCGTTGATGCTGACGGGCGTCGGCGCTATCGGCGGTCTGATCACTGTTCTGATCTCTTCCTTTGGTCGTAAGTTTGGCTCTGCGCCTATCACCTTGACCTATGCGGCATTTGAGGGATTGTTCGTAGGCGGTATCTCGCTTGTCTTGTCTGGCTGGCTTGTCGGCGGGCAAAACGCTGGAACCTTGATCGGTCAGGCAGTGCTGGGCACTGTTGGCGTTTTCCTGGGAATGCTGTACGTATACAAGACAGGCGCAGTGAAGGTGACGCCTAAGTTCAACCGGATTCTTACCTCCTGCATCATCGGTGTTCTCGTTCTTGTGGTGGGCAACCTGGTGTTGAGCCTCTTCGGCGTGAACCTCGGGCTTTATAGCGGTGGCCCTATCGCCATTATCTTCTCACTCGTATGCATTGGACTAGCGGCGATGAGCTTCTTGCAGGACTTTGATATCGCTGACCGTCTCATCCGTCAGGGAGCTCCTTCCAAGAATGCGTGGGGCGTGGCGCTCGGCTTAGCTGTGACACTTGTGTGGCTGTACACGGAGATTCTCCGTCTCCTGAGCTACTTCAATCAGAGGTAAATAAGAAATACGCATTTTAAGGTGACTGCTTCCTAGGAAGCAGTCACCTTTCTGCGTTATAAGGGAATCATTGCTCCATCGACATAGACATCAGCGAAAACGATAGCTTCGGCACTTTGTAGTGGATTTCTTAAGGTGATTGTTACCGGTGTACGGGGAGTTTTTCCCATTTCTCTGAATCCAGTGCCAACGGCTTCAACAGAACTCCACGAAGACCACGTGATATCAACAACGCGGTCGTCTTTATCGGTGCATG from Corynebacterium ulcerans carries:
- a CDS encoding Ppx/GppA phosphatase family protein, whose protein sequence is MTKFAAVDCGTNSIRLLISEVHNGVATDVCRLMEIVRLGKGVDGTGELAPESIERARLALARYVELMKEHGVQAVRMVATSATRDARNKDDFFAMTGSLLGQITPGARAEVISGEEEASLSFRGAVSDLEGESGPFCVIDLGGGSTEFIVGESGGEIYGSHSAQMGCVRLTERIMRADPPTDTEIEIARDYVTERIEQVEKIVPIEKASTFVGCAGTFTTLAAMALGLESYDPGAIHDARLRLDALQVITAQLIAETAAQRAAHPVMHPGRADVIAGGSVVVDGVLDMLRRKAVVDRIVISEKDILDGIIAGLAEAHEQAPPV
- a CDS encoding AraC family transcriptional regulator, translating into MLDAVERVSVTSHTSRFGSTVLLWCDQGTATVNAPDRVVAVMAGDIVVAPVGAFVSGHGVVLPITFPDFHFQGNTRRIHLGSRWSHRMVYEFARSLMGEKDLSPEIASLFSERACPPPAPQSGAAKMVAQLLVANPADQTSLVSFAQRFHVSSRTLQRQFLQGTGFTFSEWRAAHRVSVAATLLPHDFTISVVANLVGFSATSSLTRAFRRHTGLTPSAFTGSATGMGSVGEPPHIPATTTFARAEQDLALWIYKGTATVTTPGYCRFVGMGETVTIPSGTHTRVDVAAGSIALPIPLAHANEGLTLMDALKHCLNPATTAELRPLAANERVAAEKLLIPSP
- a CDS encoding Bax inhibitor-1/YccA family membrane protein produces the protein MRSSNPVLNSLTGSRQRQTQAGYQQQIDNPYGGYGYNQLDPQVNDRPMTVDDVVSKTGITLGVIIAFAILNFGIAQVNSGIALMLTGVGAIGGLITVLISSFGRKFGSAPITLTYAAFEGLFVGGISLVLSGWLVGGQNAGTLIGQAVLGTVGVFLGMLYVYKTGAVKVTPKFNRILTSCIIGVLVLVVGNLVLSLFGVNLGLYSGGPIAIIFSLVCIGLAAMSFLQDFDIADRLIRQGAPSKNAWGVALGLAVTLVWLYTEILRLLSYFNQR